A window of Oryza glaberrima chromosome 2, OglaRS2, whole genome shotgun sequence genomic DNA:
AAttcaaaataatattttcacttggcatagatccaattaaccctttcaACTGTATTCTTAGTTCATTGCAGAAAATAAGATGTTTCTTTATTTTAACAGAAGAAGGTTACCTTCTTGTAGGGCTATACTTGGTGGCAGCATCAGTTCCTGTGTGGAATAAAGGTTTGTGATCCTTTGTTATAATtgggttttaattttttttaatgataattGAACAAAGgatatactactactagcttTAGACCAACTTGGAGAAGAATTTGGTTCATTATACCTGACTGAATTGACATATATCTACAGACTATTGCAGTAATACCTATTGCAGATCTTGGTGTCGCACAGTTTGGTTCCATGCAAAAGGTTGGTATAAGTTGACAAATGCAATTAATTTTCATAGCTATCCAGTAGAAATGGCCATTTTCtacggtttcaaaaaaaaaaaggccatttcatgattatggtaccgttttttttcattatattttgttttcagGTACTGTAGAATTTCTTTTACATGAATTCATTTAAGCggctatttttttatctatacctATTAAGAAATATCTCTCTTTTTTGGGTTGGAAATTGTTTAACAATTTGTGGTGTTGTAACAAATATATGTTCTGTATATTTCCTCATTGGCTCAATATGTTATTTTGTCATTATGGATCTGGACAAGCCAATATGCTCCATTTCTTACTAAAACACAATTTTCACATTTACCAGATTTCTGAGTGCTTGGAGTTTCTGGCTCAAGTTAAGGGCATATTTTGTCAGAGGGAAATCGTTCCGTGGGATCTTTCTGCTGAAGAAATTCAAAGAAATGTTCTCCCATATCATCAGCAATTTCAACTCAGTTCTCTAAGTAGTGCAGATGGTCTTACAAATATCAAGACTGACCCAGAAAACAAGAAACTTCTGGAGAACTCAGCAAGTGTAGAGTCTCTACGTAGTTTAGCAAGTTTTTCAAGCAAATACTCTCAGAGTTCTTCAAACGGTTTCACCTCCTATGAAAGCTGCAACAGTATGAATCCTCATATAGTGGCCATGCCAGTGAACTCCAAATCAATAAATACGGTGAGAGCATTTAATAGTACCGGAAAATTGCTGCAGCACAATATTGGTTCAGAAAACCCACTACAGATTAAATTCTGTCAACATCCTGATTCTAATCTGGCAAGTGCAACAGacgtttttttaagtttgaacaATCTTCCGAGAATAGAGAACGAGATATCATGCCCACCTAACAAGCTAGGATATTGCATACAAAGTGAGAAGCCATATAGTTTTCAGAGTTCATTCTCATCTTGTTTTTCTGTGGGTGATGAGCTGAAGCCAATTTTATTTGACAGTGCCACTTCTTTTGTTCAGAATGACTTAATGCAAGAGTTCAATCTCACTGGATTTACTTCTCAGGCTGATTCTGCGGTTCATGAGTTACCCAAACAAATTCTAGGGGAAACAGCTACTGGAGCATTATATTCTGACAGAAAAAGTAACAATGGAAGTTCTGATTTGCTGGATGGTACAATATTTGATCCCTTTGTGCAAGAATGGTGCGATAACAATGCCTTACTAGCAGGAAACACTCCCCATTTTGGGGCCACTACCGCCGATTCTGTTACAGAACATGCAAGCAGTTATCCATTGTCAGTTGAAGAGAGGAGCTTGTTTTCAGAATCTGTCTTTGAGGAACTACTTGGTGTTAGTGGCAATGTGAATACGGATGCACCGGGTGGTTCAGCTGTGGTGATGGCTGGTGATCCATTAGTCGGTCTTGTCTCAGGCTGTCAATTGCCAACGTACACTCTTCAGGACTCTCTTTCAGTGTGCAAGCCACAACAAGAACCATCACTGGATTTCCCTTCCGGTAGCGATACGTCTGAACATGTGCCAAATGGATCATCAAAGGTGATCCCACTGTCCCTAGGGGCGTTGTCCATGGACGATTGTTGCAGTTTGAACACGGCACATTCCAAGGTCAGCCAGGTTAAAAGGCCTGAGGAAGTGAAGGTAGTGAAGAAAAGAGCCAGACCGGGTGAGAGCACACGGCCAAGACCAAAGGACCGGCAGCAGATACAGGATCGTGTCAAGGAACTACGTGAGATAGTCCCAAACAGTGCTAAGGTAATCAGTATTGAATTACATTTTGTTGTGCCTAGGTTCATGGAAACTGACTGAGTTTTGTTGTCTTGTGCACAACAGTGTAGCATTGACGCTTTGTTGGACCGAACAATCAAACATATGCTCTTTCTGCAAAGCGTAACAAAGTATGCCGAGAAAATTAAGCAAGCTGATGAACCTAAGGTATGCCATGCTGAACACTGCATATCTATACCTTACACAACATAAACTATTCCAGTTATGCTTTAGTGCTTATCCTGTCTTTCTATCATGTGAAGATGATCAGCAACAAGGATAGTGGCGCTGTCCTGAAAGAGAACTCAAGTGGTGTTGTCTTGAAAGATAACTCTAGTGCTGGAAGCAATAATGGTGGTGCCACTTGGGCCTATGAGGTTGCAGGACGGACCATGGTTTGCCCAATAATCATCGAGGATCTTTCACCACCTGGTCAGATGCTTGTGGAGGTATTTTTCAGAACTAAGTATAGTATACTGCTCTTTTTGCACGATGCAGAAATTTGAAACGATCTCTTTGTTTTCTGTCCGACAGATGCTTTGTGAGGAACGCGGATTTTTCCTGGAGATAGCAGACACAATTCGGGGATTTGGACTGACAATCTTGAAGGGCCTGATGGAGCTCCGTGATGGCAAGATCATGGCTCGATTTCTCGTCGAGGTAGAGAACAAGATAGTAGCTTTTTTGGCTTTGCTCTTTCTATCTTCATTATTTGCGTGCTTATTCTGTTGTTTGGCTTTGCAGGCAAACAAGAATGTTACTAGGATGGACATATTCTTGTCACTCGTTCAGTTACTTCAGCAAAATAGCCTCAACCGATCCTCTGACCAGATTTCAAAGGTCATTAGGAATGGGGTTCCATCGTTTGCAGAGCATCAGCAATCTCCAATATCAGTGCCGGTTGGCCTTGCAGATAGATGACAGATTAACAGTGACCACAGACACTTGGATTAGATCAGATTAGGAGGCATCAACTGAAAACATTCAGATTGCTGATTGCCGCTGGAAGTTGACTACCAAGGGGTAAGGTTTGTTAGATATGATAAGTTTAGAGGATGTAAAATATGTGCATTGCATCATTAAGAGATATTCTCTCCATTTAGTGTTGGTCATTCCAAGATGTACAAATACTAAACAAATTTAGGAATCAGGCTTGTAATCAGAATTCAGGACACTGTTGTGGGTGCATGCTGTTCTGTGTGTAGTGATTTGTTGACTTGTTTTTTCCCCTTTGGTGTGCAAATGACTTCCCTAATAATTGCATCGTCATGGCTGGTTTTTTCTGGCGTGTATATGTTATCATGAGCAGATAACCTTGTCCTTgatctctttctctcttgtATTTCAGTGTTATTACTCTTTAAAGACCAATCGGAAACAGGAACGAGTTCAGAAGTTTCCGTGGAGTGTTTGATCCAAAAGTAGGAGAAAATGAGGACCATCAACACATACACTAGGCTGATGGcaaagattttaaaatttggagtttattttgattatttttcccTTGTAGTATATTGTTCAGCCTTGACTTTAAAACCACAAAGAATAAGTATATAACAGTTTactataaataatatttttagtttactaaaaataatgtttttaagttacttttgaAATTTTGTACGGCTTATCGGTTATACCTAAACCGATTATATAAACAAAATATTAGTTCACCTAGAAGATTATTAGTAGTTTATAAAATCTCCCTTCGCTCACCTAGAAGACTACTTCACCTAGAAGAGAATATTATTCTGCCAGGGCAGAAAGCAGAGCGATAGAGTTAAAATACATTTCCTGCCGCTGGCCCTTGTTGACACCTTGACTACGAAATGTATGCGCTTGCTGACGACGTCTGCTTACTTGTATTCGAATCCATGATGCAGTGCCCGTTTAGGAAAGCTTTTCTAAAGTCAAAAGCTCCTcaaaatccaaaataaaaaattaaaaaaaaatcagaagctCTCTAGTTTCGAAGTTTGCTAATCAATCAGCAGCTGAATCTGAAGCTCCTGCCCATCACGTCGTGGCACGATGTAAGCCTCAAGTCCTCCTCAAACGTGAGTAAGGCCCAGTAACTCGTGGCGTACGAGGGCCCAGAAAGCGAGTCCGGCCCATGAGGGGCCCAATAGCCCGCACGCTCCTTCCATCTTTgacctcgtctcgtctcgtctcgtgtCGCCTCAACCCAACCccgtctcctccttcctttcGCCTCTCATCTACCCCGTCGCTCTCACCGTCGCGTTATTTTTTCGCCCCCCATCTTTGAACCAAACagccaacctcctcctcctcctcctcctcctcctcggcctcggcctcggttCCTCCTCCCCGCCGATCCCGCCGCTATAAATCCCTCCCCGCCGCGCGGCTCGGAGACGCGCtcgccgctcgctcgctcgctcgctcgtcgCTGCTCTGTTCCACaaccgccggcggccggagagggagggaaaggagagggagggaggggggaggcgggGGCGATGGCGAAGCTGTACGTGCaggcggtgccgccgccggatctgaaCAGGAACACGGAGTGGTTCATGTACCCGGGCGTCTGGACGACCTACATCTgcatcctcttcttctcctggCTCCTCGTCCTCTCCGTCTTCGGCTGCACGCCCGGCATGGCCTGGACCGTCGTCAATCTCTTCCATTTCGCGGTAATCCTCCCCGCCTTGCGCCACGTCCTCCATTCATTACCATtcccgtcgtcatcgtcgtcgtccgtttTGTGAGTGCCACTACGCGCTTGCTTTGTAAATGGTGGGGCATGAGCGGGGTCGCCTCTGTGGATCTGAactgaagaggaggagggtgtGACGGAATTTTCGATATAGCTGTAGGTAGTGTGGAGCGCATGGTTGTGGATGTCCCGTGTAGGTGCTTGTGCTAAACAttttgttgtgtgtgtgtgcttATGCTCCTCTCGTTTACATGCCGTATTGCCGTATTGTTTGGTCCCAAATTTAGTAATTGATTTACATAGCCATCAGCATTACGGTATGGTTTAGGTCCATCTACCTGATGGTATTAGTTTTGGCACTATCAGTTGCTTGCAGTGGACATACACTGAAATCCTGTGCAGCCATGCGGTCACATTAATGTAGGTAGGGTTAGTACTTAGTAGCTTATTATACCAGTTTCAGGGTGTCTCCTCCCAGTtcaatataaatttagttagGTTTTTCAGAATTTATAACCAAAAGCAGAAGGGGAACATCTGCCGTGTTTCCATTTCGGTACTGAATTACCGACTGCGATCACTTTCTGTGAATGGATAGCTTGTCCAAATGCTCCCTCAGGTGCCCGCTGATTCAACGTAGTtggttttataaactttggTAAGGGGCTTTGTAATCCATGCAATGTGAAGTTAAAGTGCTAACCCATAAATATTCAGAGTAATAACAAGGCCACTTCTATTGTGAGTGCCGTGCTGCGGTAACATGTAGTTTTGCATTGAATGATTATGTTGTTATATGAGGGCTATCCAAACATTGTTGCGAATCGAAGCTCCTTTAGCTTACTTACATTTATAAATGGttggattattatttttacacAAACACAAGTAAAGCCATTGACCTGTATATTATAGGGTTTGTTCATTGATACTGAGTTTTTGTTACCCAACTATTCTCTTTGCATTTTCGTTAGCATTTCTCTATAGCATCGGATGATACCTACCGTGTCCAATGATTTCCCACTTAATTGAATAATCTTATGTTTCAGATCACATACCACTTTTTCCATTGGAAGAAGGGAACACCTTTTGCTGATGACCAGGGAATGTACAACACATTGACTTGGTGGGAGCAAATGGACAATGGCAAACAGCTTACTCGCAACAGGAAGTTCCTTGTTGTAGTTCCTGTTGTCCTGTAAGTATTCTTCTATTACTTCTTAGCATCCATTTCAATTATACAAACTTATTGGCGGGCACTTAGGATTTAGGAGCAATAACAGGCAACATGTACTCAATGTTTCATTAGCCCACTATAGCACCATCATGATAGACTTGGAGCTGCTTATTTGCATATATTATGATTTCTGTAAAGTCAATTCTGAACGAAAGGCTCCAATCATTTTACATTGTTGTAATATCTTTTCTAAGCCCATTTGATGCCACCTAATGTTAGGACATTTAAGTTGTTTCACTATTTTACAGATATTAGAATCGGTTAATGATTATACATCCTATGATGTAGTCAACGTCTGTCTTAACGGTAGTATTCCACAGTTCTGTGCTTGAGTTCATAGATATATCTTATATACACCATCTGAATCGGATGCAGTTATACTTGTACCTTAGTACTAAATAAAAGTATTCTTCCAGTTTATTTTTGCTGTTTGACCATCATAGTTGCTTGTATGACCCCAGTTAGCCTTTTGGGAGGGAGTGTTTCAAATAAGTAATTGATTTGAACAACAGCTATATGCTGCAATGAAATACTTGATCATGTAGGTAGTTGCACAACCCTTATATGATACTAGTCTCTTTCCCAGCTATTTCTAGATAGACATAAATCACTGGGCTTTCGCAGATTTTTAAGAAAGTGGCACATTTGCACAAGTAACTACTCAtgcatttaa
This region includes:
- the LOC127762264 gene encoding transcription factor LHW-like isoform X1, with the translated sequence MAESLGLGALCRGGGWCYAAIWRSDRRDPRLLTIGEFHSEDGTRNVVEKMLNQVHVVGEGIIGRALVSGECQWISDTSFSFAQTSDADNQDLFQGYTWWQHQFLCGIKTIAVIPIADLGVAQFGSMQKISECLEFLAQVKGIFCQREIVPWDLSAEEIQRNVLPYHQQFQLSSLSSADGLTNIKTDPENKKLLENSASVESLRSLASFSSKYSQSSSNGFTSYESCNSMNPHIVAMPVNSKSINTVRAFNSTGKLLQHNIGSENPLQIKFCQHPDSNLASATDVFLSLNNLPRIENEISCPPNKLGYCIQSEKPYSFQSSFSSCFSVGDELKPILFDSATSFVQNDLMQEFNLTGFTSQADSAVHELPKQILGETATGALYSDRKSNNGSSDLLDGTIFDPFVQEWCDNNALLAGNTPHFGATTADSVTEHASSYPLSVEERSLFSESVFEELLGVSGNVNTDAPGGSAVVMAGDPLVGLVSGCQLPTYTLQDSLSVCKPQQEPSLDFPSGSDTSEHVPNGSSKVIPLSLGALSMDDCCSLNTAHSKVSQVKRPEEVKVVKKRARPGESTRPRPKDRQQIQDRVKELREIVPNSAKCSIDALLDRTIKHMLFLQSVTKYAEKIKQADEPKMISNKDSGAVLKENSSGVVLKDNSSAGSNNGGATWAYEVAGRTMVCPIIIEDLSPPGQMLVEMLCEERGFFLEIADTIRGFGLTILKGLMELRDGKIMARFLVEANKNVTRMDIFLSLVQLLQQNSLNRSSDQISKVIRNGVPSFAEHQQSPISVPVGLADR
- the LOC127762264 gene encoding uncharacterized protein LOC127762264 isoform X2; this translates as MQKISECLEFLAQVKGIFCQREIVPWDLSAEEIQRNVLPYHQQFQLSSLSSADGLTNIKTDPENKKLLENSASVESLRSLASFSSKYSQSSSNGFTSYESCNSMNPHIVAMPVNSKSINTVRAFNSTGKLLQHNIGSENPLQIKFCQHPDSNLASATDVFLSLNNLPRIENEISCPPNKLGYCIQSEKPYSFQSSFSSCFSVGDELKPILFDSATSFVQNDLMQEFNLTGFTSQADSAVHELPKQILGETATGALYSDRKSNNGSSDLLDGTIFDPFVQEWCDNNALLAGNTPHFGATTADSVTEHASSYPLSVEERSLFSESVFEELLGVSGNVNTDAPGGSAVVMAGDPLVGLVSGCQLPTYTLQDSLSVCKPQQEPSLDFPSGSDTSEHVPNGSSKVIPLSLGALSMDDCCSLNTAHSKVSQVKRPEEVKVVKKRARPGESTRPRPKDRQQIQDRVKELREIVPNSAKCSIDALLDRTIKHMLFLQSVTKYAEKIKQADEPKMISNKDSGAVLKENSSGVVLKDNSSAGSNNGGATWAYEVAGRTMVCPIIIEDLSPPGQMLVEMLCEERGFFLEIADTIRGFGLTILKGLMELRDGKIMARFLVEANKNVTRMDIFLSLVQLLQQNSLNRSSDQISKVIRNGVPSFAEHQQSPISVPVGLADR
- the LOC127762265 gene encoding uncharacterized protein LOC127762265; this translates as MAKLYVQAVPPPDLNRNTEWFMYPGVWTTYICILFFSWLLVLSVFGCTPGMAWTVVNLFHFAITYHFFHWKKGTPFADDQGMYNTLTWWEQMDNGKQLTRNRKFLVVVPVVLYLIASHTTDYQHPMLFLNTLAVAVLVVAKLPNMHKVRIFGINAGN